A window from Kovacikia minuta CCNUW1 encodes these proteins:
- a CDS encoding Uma2 family endonuclease encodes MTIATKLMTLEEYLNYDDGTDTRYELVDGILIAMPTESDLNDRIASFLFAYFLQLGIPYYCLSMKAQIAVSGKRATARQPDLTVLSEAAALALNGVNQRLITHDMPPPLLVIEVVSPKQENRDYRHKRTEYAGRHIPEYWIVDPIAQKVTVLQWVDGLYEEQVYQGHEAIISPLFSNLSLSAEIILSAGHQGKSHDDRH; translated from the coding sequence ATGACGATCGCCACTAAACTCATGACCTTAGAGGAATACCTGAACTATGACGATGGTACAGACACTCGCTATGAGTTGGTCGATGGAATATTAATTGCCATGCCAACAGAGAGTGATTTGAACGATCGCATTGCCTCCTTTCTATTTGCCTATTTTCTGCAACTTGGCATTCCCTATTACTGTTTGAGTATGAAAGCCCAGATAGCTGTCAGTGGGAAGCGGGCAACCGCACGACAACCCGATCTGACAGTGTTATCAGAAGCAGCAGCACTTGCCTTGAATGGCGTAAATCAACGTCTCATTACCCACGACATGCCACCACCATTGCTCGTGATTGAAGTCGTCAGCCCCAAACAAGAGAACCGTGATTACCGCCACAAGCGAACGGAGTATGCGGGACGGCACATTCCTGAATACTGGATTGTAGACCCGATCGCCCAGAAAGTGACCGTCTTGCAGTGGGTTGATGGACTGTATGAGGAGCAGGTTTACCAGGGTCATGAGGCGATTATCTCCCCCCTCTTCTCCAATCTAAGTCTCAGCGCCGAAATCATTTTAAGTGCAGGGCACCAAGGTAAGAGCCATGACGATCGCCACTAA
- the aat gene encoding leucyl/phenylalanyl-tRNA--protein transferase has protein sequence MSGSQFDIPSIIRGYAQGYFLMADESGNHLGWYSSRQRTLIPLDEKFHYPRSLRRVLNQNRFTVAVNQDFAGVVEGCANRETTWISEELKEIYWALHRAGWAHSFETWQGDRLAGGILGIVIGAAFIGESMFYRIPEGSKVALVKLVERLRNNHFVLFDAQMMNPHLERFGAMTIQDAEYQNLLAQALQRQCSLE, from the coding sequence ATGAGCGGTAGTCAGTTCGATATTCCATCCATCATTCGTGGGTATGCACAGGGCTACTTTTTGATGGCAGACGAATCAGGGAATCATCTGGGGTGGTACTCCAGCCGTCAACGGACACTCATTCCCTTAGATGAAAAGTTTCACTATCCCCGATCGTTGCGGCGGGTTTTGAATCAAAATCGCTTTACCGTTGCGGTGAATCAGGATTTTGCTGGGGTGGTAGAAGGCTGTGCGAACCGGGAAACCACCTGGATTTCTGAGGAATTGAAGGAGATTTATTGGGCGTTACATCGGGCAGGATGGGCCCACAGCTTTGAAACCTGGCAGGGCGATCGACTGGCTGGCGGAATTTTAGGTATCGTTATCGGCGCTGCCTTTATTGGTGAATCTATGTTTTATCGCATCCCGGAAGGCTCCAAGGTGGCGTTGGTGAAACTGGTCGAACGGTTACGCAATAATCATTTTGTTTTATTTGACGCCCAGATGATGAATCCTCACCTGGAAAGATTTGGAGCGATGACCATTCAAGATGCCGAGTATCAGAACTTACTCGCCCAGGCATTACAACGCCAGTGCTCGTTGGAATAG
- the ccsB gene encoding c-type cytochrome biogenesis protein CcsB, with protein MDLIKLQNILDNASFAILFATMLIYWVGAAFPRIPYLAVMGTTGMAIANLSVAALLAARWLEAGYFPISNLYESLFFLTWGITTIHLIAENMSRSRLVGTITAPVAMSIAAFAAITLPDNMQESAPLVPALKSNWLMMHVSIMMLSYATLMVGALLAIAFLVVTRGQAIELRGSSVGTGSFRDKNYQLHRSKEEVNTAKTGTISSTDVPLSLDANGSATAVLEAPPDSTPHTPHPIPLSPQRLTLADTLDNISYRIIGLGFPLLTIGIIAGAVWANEAWGSYWSWDPKETWALITWLVFAAYLHARITKGWQGRRPAILASAGFLVVWVCYLGVNLLGKGLHSYGWFL; from the coding sequence ATGGATTTAATCAAGCTACAGAATATTTTAGATAACGCTTCATTCGCAATCCTGTTCGCCACGATGCTGATCTACTGGGTCGGAGCGGCGTTTCCACGGATACCCTACCTGGCGGTTATGGGGACAACGGGGATGGCGATCGCAAATCTCTCAGTTGCTGCTCTATTAGCAGCCCGATGGCTAGAAGCGGGCTATTTCCCAATTAGTAATCTCTACGAATCTCTTTTCTTCCTCACCTGGGGCATTACCACGATTCATCTGATTGCTGAAAACATGAGCAGGAGCCGCTTAGTGGGCACCATAACCGCTCCTGTGGCAATGAGTATTGCTGCCTTCGCGGCAATTACCCTACCCGATAATATGCAGGAATCTGCTCCATTGGTGCCTGCGCTCAAGTCTAACTGGCTGATGATGCATGTCAGCATTATGATGCTGAGCTATGCCACGTTGATGGTTGGGGCGCTGCTGGCGATCGCCTTTCTGGTCGTTACCCGTGGTCAAGCCATCGAACTGCGAGGTAGTTCCGTCGGCACAGGCAGCTTCCGCGACAAAAACTACCAGCTTCACCGTTCTAAAGAAGAAGTCAATACCGCTAAGACTGGCACCATTTCTTCCACAGATGTCCCCCTTAGCTTAGATGCCAACGGTTCAGCAACTGCCGTTCTCGAAGCTCCCCCAGACTCCACACCCCACACCCCACACCCCATACCCCTCTCCCCCCAACGCCTGACTCTGGCAGACACCCTCGACAACATCAGTTACCGCATTATTGGTCTGGGGTTTCCCCTGCTAACCATTGGCATCATTGCAGGTGCGGTCTGGGCGAATGAAGCCTGGGGATCTTACTGGAGTTGGGACCCCAAGGAAACCTGGGCGTTGATCACCTGGTTGGTCTTTGCCGCCTATCTCCATGCCCGCATCACCAAAGGCTGGCAGGGACGCCGCCCAGCAATTCTGGCATCTGCTGGATTCCTTGTCGTCTGGGTTTGCTATCTGGGCGTCAACCTGTTGGGCAAAGGATTGCACAGCTATGGTTGGTTCCTTTGA
- a CDS encoding PEP-CTERM sorting domain-containing protein has product MKISLPAAIVLGAFTFASFAASKAEAFVLVANSESNNIIQFDETTNTFLGDFTTPGIGGLRSPDDLTVGPDGNLYVSSGGSNSLSILDPDYPTDSAILKFSLTGKYLGVAAAGNGLSRPYGNAFGPDGNLYVSSFRTNQILRYDGKTGEFLGVFASDNNNGRGRENGLNGPNGLLFGPDGSLYVATEGTANDAQGNLGFPYASQILRYTPEQVAGTVPTTTPSVFVDVPTPLDESLGFVSLLGLALAPDQQSIFVSDFAGGIRQYGLAGNLLNVLSTNYTGTSPSNNFIGGLTFGVGDDSNTLYAAGFDFTNENVGSILAFDGATGSSTAFSGAAYTDPGLLRTIGIVAVPEPASVAGALLAVGGLGATWRRKRRSPAKS; this is encoded by the coding sequence ATGAAAATTTCGCTTCCTGCTGCTATTGTTCTCGGTGCTTTTACGTTCGCGAGTTTTGCTGCCTCTAAAGCAGAAGCTTTTGTGCTGGTTGCAAATAGTGAGAGCAACAACATCATTCAGTTTGATGAGACGACCAATACCTTTCTGGGGGACTTCACAACACCAGGAATTGGGGGACTACGATCGCCCGATGACCTCACCGTTGGTCCCGATGGCAACCTTTACGTTAGTTCTGGCGGTAGCAATAGCCTCAGTATCCTAGATCCTGACTACCCCACCGATTCAGCCATTTTGAAATTTAGTCTGACGGGCAAATATCTGGGAGTCGCAGCGGCAGGAAATGGCTTGAGCCGCCCCTACGGCAATGCATTTGGACCGGATGGCAATCTTTATGTCAGTAGCTTTCGTACCAACCAGATCCTGCGGTATGACGGCAAGACTGGTGAATTTCTGGGGGTTTTTGCCTCAGACAATAACAACGGTCGCGGTCGCGAGAACGGGCTGAACGGTCCTAACGGTTTGCTGTTTGGCCCCGATGGCAGCCTTTACGTTGCAACGGAGGGTACCGCCAACGATGCCCAGGGAAATCTTGGGTTTCCCTATGCCAGTCAGATATTGCGCTACACCCCAGAGCAGGTTGCTGGTACGGTGCCCACGACGACTCCCAGCGTCTTCGTTGATGTGCCAACCCCACTGGATGAAAGCCTGGGCTTTGTCAGTTTGCTGGGTTTAGCCCTCGCACCCGACCAACAAAGCATTTTTGTCAGCGATTTTGCAGGGGGAATCCGCCAGTATGGGCTGGCAGGAAATCTTCTCAATGTTTTGTCAACCAACTACACAGGAACCAGTCCAAGTAACAACTTCATCGGAGGTTTAACCTTTGGAGTGGGCGACGACAGTAATACGCTCTACGCAGCTGGGTTTGATTTCACCAATGAAAATGTTGGTTCTATCCTGGCGTTTGATGGCGCAACGGGTAGTTCAACTGCATTCTCAGGAGCGGCATATACGGACCCAGGTCTGCTTCGGACGATCGGCATTGTGGCCGTTCCAGAACCCGCTTCCGTGGCAGGGGCGCTCCTTGCGGTTGGCGGATTGGGGGCAACCTGGAGACGAAAACGGCGATCGCCCGCCAAATCCTAG
- a CDS encoding KGK domain-containing protein, translating to MNNFEPLDDDEVLFISVGRVLMTNPTFKVGEFIDSLAQAISDREDDWVEENEGWFGEGLACEALRFGNRGWQRGRVRIRLEFCPDESAPPKLLDSRSRVNRERRRDNSTPNLEDTYRPEKLESRFDPIYGNPEDDFE from the coding sequence ATGAACAACTTTGAACCCCTGGACGATGATGAAGTGTTGTTTATTAGCGTGGGTCGGGTATTAATGACCAACCCAACTTTTAAGGTGGGTGAGTTTATCGATTCTCTGGCTCAAGCAATCAGCGATCGCGAAGATGATTGGGTTGAGGAGAACGAGGGCTGGTTTGGTGAAGGACTGGCGTGTGAAGCACTGAGATTTGGCAATCGAGGTTGGCAAAGGGGAAGAGTTCGAATTCGGCTAGAATTTTGTCCCGATGAATCCGCTCCCCCTAAGCTGCTTGATAGCCGCAGTCGTGTCAACAGAGAACGTCGTCGAGATAATTCCACCCCAAACCTCGAAGATACCTATCGCCCTGAAAAGCTAGAATCTCGCTTTGACCCCATCTATGGCAACCCAGAAGACGACTTTGAGTAA
- the nth gene encoding endonuclease III, with the protein MSTSRKLSTKQRAIEILLRLKQHYPDATCSLNYETPVQLLVATILSAQCTDDRVNLVTPELFRRFPDAASLAGADLAEIEALVKSTGFYRNKAKNIQGACRMIMEEFGGEIPQLMENLLKLPGVARKTANVVLANAFGINMGVTVDTHVKRLSYRLGLTQHTDPIRIERDLMKLLPQPDWENWSIRLIYHGRAVCKARNPLCDRCFLADLCPSANLVQKPLATPEVEVLEPVTLETEAAL; encoded by the coding sequence GTGAGTACCTCCCGCAAGTTATCAACGAAGCAACGGGCGATCGAGATTTTGCTGCGTCTGAAACAGCATTATCCCGATGCCACCTGTTCATTGAATTACGAAACTCCCGTTCAACTCCTGGTCGCAACGATTTTGTCCGCCCAATGTACGGACGATCGCGTCAATCTGGTCACACCAGAGCTATTTCGACGGTTTCCCGATGCTGCATCGTTGGCAGGGGCAGACCTGGCAGAAATCGAAGCACTGGTAAAGTCCACTGGGTTTTATCGCAATAAGGCGAAAAATATCCAGGGGGCTTGTCGCATGATTATGGAAGAATTTGGGGGCGAAATTCCTCAACTGATGGAAAATCTGCTGAAGTTACCAGGAGTTGCCCGTAAAACGGCGAATGTTGTACTGGCAAATGCGTTTGGTATCAACATGGGGGTTACGGTGGATACCCATGTGAAACGGCTGAGTTATCGGTTGGGGCTAACACAGCACACCGACCCAATTCGGATTGAGCGGGATTTGATGAAGCTACTGCCCCAGCCCGATTGGGAAAACTGGTCGATCCGGCTGATTTATCATGGTCGGGCAGTTTGTAAAGCGAGAAACCCGCTCTGCGATCGCTGCTTTCTCGCCGATCTCTGCCCTTCCGCCAACCTGGTGCAAAAGCCCTTAGCAACGCCTGAAGTCGAAGTGCTAGAACCCGTAACCCTGGAGACAGAAGCCGCTCTTTAG
- the rpsN gene encoding 30S ribosomal protein S14, whose translation MAKKSMVEREKKRQKLVDKYAKKREELKEQFSAATSQQQKLAIHRELQQLPRNSSPDRLRNRCWATGRPRGYYRDFGVSRHVLREMAHQGLLPGVVKSSW comes from the coding sequence ATGGCTAAGAAAAGCATGGTTGAGCGGGAAAAGAAACGCCAAAAACTAGTCGATAAGTATGCCAAGAAGCGCGAGGAGCTGAAGGAACAGTTCTCTGCTGCTACCTCCCAGCAGCAAAAACTGGCAATCCATCGTGAGCTTCAGCAGCTTCCCCGCAACAGTTCCCCCGATCGCTTGCGGAACCGCTGTTGGGCGACAGGTCGTCCCAGGGGCTACTATCGGGACTTCGGCGTTTCTCGTCACGTTTTGAGAGAAATGGCGCACCAGGGATTGCTGCCCGGTGTCGTGAAATCCAGTTGGTAA
- the rseP gene encoding RIP metalloprotease RseP, translating to MATSTVFSYLPAIAILALLIFVHELGHFMAARLQGIHANRFSIGFGPILWKYQGPETEYALRALPLGGFVGFPDDDPDSTIPPDDPNLLKNRPVLDRAIVISAGVIANLIFAYLVLVVQVGTIGVAEGFNFGPGVLVPEVVSVDSPAARGGMKSGDIILTANGQKFKAAASDQEAKSEIESLQKVIQTNPNQPVQITVQRDDQTLDLTVTPKTGPDGKGQVGVRLAANGTPIFRAAKNPFEVLSLAARNFQNICLVTVEGFGKLITNFRETAGQVSGPVNIVRAGAKLASDSNSSGLFFYTALISINLAIINILPLPALDGGHLAFLLFEGVRGKPLPTRIQDGATQTGLMLLLGLGIFLIVRELIFQ from the coding sequence ATGGCGACTTCGACGGTCTTTTCTTATTTGCCTGCGATCGCAATTCTGGCACTTCTAATCTTTGTGCATGAACTCGGTCACTTCATGGCAGCCCGCCTGCAAGGGATTCATGCCAATCGGTTTTCGATTGGTTTTGGTCCCATCCTATGGAAATACCAGGGTCCAGAAACCGAGTACGCCCTGCGTGCTTTGCCGTTAGGTGGTTTTGTGGGTTTCCCCGATGATGATCCGGACAGCACCATTCCCCCGGATGACCCCAATTTGTTGAAAAATCGCCCCGTTTTGGATCGGGCGATCGTCATTAGTGCAGGGGTAATTGCTAATTTAATCTTTGCCTATCTGGTTCTCGTTGTTCAGGTGGGAACGATTGGAGTCGCTGAAGGGTTTAACTTTGGGCCAGGTGTCCTGGTTCCAGAAGTGGTTTCTGTCGATTCTCCTGCTGCCAGGGGAGGGATGAAATCTGGTGACATCATCCTGACAGCGAACGGTCAGAAATTTAAAGCGGCGGCCTCCGATCAAGAGGCAAAGTCAGAAATTGAATCACTCCAGAAAGTCATTCAAACCAATCCCAATCAGCCAGTTCAGATTACCGTTCAACGGGATGATCAAACCCTCGACCTGACGGTTACCCCCAAGACTGGACCCGACGGAAAAGGACAGGTGGGTGTCCGTCTGGCTGCAAACGGTACCCCGATTTTTCGTGCTGCAAAGAACCCGTTTGAAGTTTTGAGCCTGGCTGCCAGAAACTTCCAAAATATTTGTTTAGTAACGGTTGAGGGATTTGGCAAACTGATTACCAACTTCAGAGAAACAGCCGGGCAGGTCAGCGGTCCGGTCAACATTGTTCGGGCTGGAGCAAAGCTTGCCTCCGATTCCAACTCCTCTGGATTGTTTTTCTACACCGCTCTAATTAGCATCAACCTGGCAATTATCAACATTCTGCCGCTGCCAGCCCTGGATGGTGGACATCTGGCTTTTCTTCTGTTTGAAGGAGTGCGAGGCAAACCGCTGCCCACTCGCATTCAAGACGGTGCCACCCAAACCGGATTGATGCTTCTACTCGGCTTGGGCATTTTCCTGATCGTCCGAGAACTGATCTTCCAATAA
- a CDS encoding DUF3352 domain-containing protein has translation MVDTKKKKPSLLLTLGTAALLVGGGGAAYWLLTQRGASPGELPVGSEVIPQDALMTISVSTDTGQWEKLREFGTVQSQTAVDQNLAGARDRILTANGFNYERDIKPWIGKEVSVSFLPPQAASPPAGGSGALPPVPKNQQSTIIVLPVQDGGKAKETLERFKPQSGKLVDRTYQGIPIKETQGAAAQNYSVAVLEGRLVVVTNDPKAMDRAIDTYKGGPALAATPGYSQALSKIQAAQPFSKIYVNLPAAAAVTAANSGKSVSPQSLAQVQQVQGLAATAVLEAEGVRLKSVSWLKPDSQRRYSVSNTAKSMPGRLPADTLIMASGGNLKQFWQDYSQGATANPISPINPQALRDGLKSTIGMDLDKDFLDWMQGEFSLALVAAPEGGSPSLPFGLAFMVQASDRRAAEDTFKRLDDAMASKYKFKVEQSRLGDRPVTNWSLPVGGPTITRGWLDGDVAFLTLGAPIANSMVPKPTASLADSPDFKTAVPSEPNPNNGHFFVNVDRAINSKNLPLLQLPPGNRELVAAIRSLGVTASISDDRTTRYDVFVWLQKGNRPGPLPSPKLPASPEASPSPETSPSP, from the coding sequence ATGGTTGATACAAAAAAGAAGAAGCCGTCCTTACTGTTGACGCTAGGTACTGCGGCGCTTTTAGTGGGTGGGGGTGGCGCAGCTTATTGGCTCTTGACTCAGCGAGGTGCGAGTCCGGGCGAATTGCCCGTGGGATCTGAGGTGATTCCTCAGGATGCGTTAATGACGATTTCTGTCTCTACCGATACGGGGCAGTGGGAGAAGCTGCGGGAGTTTGGGACGGTTCAGAGTCAGACCGCAGTGGATCAGAATCTTGCTGGTGCGCGCGATCGCATCCTGACCGCAAATGGATTTAATTACGAACGAGATATTAAACCCTGGATTGGGAAAGAGGTATCCGTTTCGTTCCTGCCTCCCCAGGCAGCTTCCCCACCAGCGGGTGGGTCTGGAGCATTGCCCCCCGTACCCAAAAACCAGCAGTCCACGATTATTGTCTTGCCTGTACAGGATGGGGGTAAGGCGAAGGAAACCTTGGAAAGGTTCAAACCCCAATCGGGTAAGTTAGTAGACCGGACCTATCAAGGGATTCCAATCAAGGAGACGCAAGGGGCTGCGGCTCAGAACTACTCGGTCGCTGTTTTGGAGGGCAGGCTGGTTGTTGTCACCAACGATCCAAAGGCAATGGATCGGGCGATCGACACCTACAAGGGAGGGCCTGCTCTGGCTGCGACTCCTGGTTACAGTCAGGCATTGAGCAAAATTCAGGCGGCTCAACCTTTCAGCAAAATCTATGTGAATCTTCCCGCAGCGGCAGCCGTAACCGCTGCTAACTCGGGTAAATCCGTTTCGCCGCAAAGTTTGGCACAGGTGCAGCAGGTGCAGGGATTGGCAGCAACCGCTGTTCTGGAAGCAGAAGGAGTTCGGCTGAAGAGTGTTTCCTGGCTAAAACCGGATAGCCAGCGTCGATACAGTGTTAGTAATACGGCCAAAAGCATGCCAGGGCGGCTCCCAGCAGATACCCTGATCATGGCTTCGGGCGGTAATTTGAAGCAGTTCTGGCAGGATTATAGTCAGGGGGCAACCGCGAACCCGATTTCTCCGATCAATCCCCAAGCGTTACGCGATGGCTTAAAGTCTACGATCGGGATGGATCTGGACAAGGATTTTCTGGATTGGATGCAGGGAGAGTTTTCTCTGGCTCTGGTTGCTGCCCCTGAGGGAGGTTCCCCTAGCCTCCCATTTGGTCTGGCGTTTATGGTTCAGGCCAGCGATCGGCGCGCCGCAGAAGATACGTTCAAGCGGTTGGACGACGCAATGGCAAGTAAGTATAAATTCAAGGTCGAGCAGTCGAGATTGGGCGATCGCCCGGTCACCAACTGGTCTTTACCCGTTGGCGGACCAACTATTACGAGAGGTTGGCTGGATGGGGATGTGGCTTTTCTGACATTGGGCGCACCGATCGCCAATTCAATGGTCCCCAAACCGACCGCATCTCTGGCAGACAGCCCAGATTTCAAAACCGCTGTGCCGTCCGAACCGAACCCCAACAACGGGCATTTCTTTGTTAACGTCGATCGCGCCATCAATTCCAAAAACCTGCCACTCTTGCAACTGCCTCCAGGCAACCGAGAATTGGTCGCGGCGATTCGCTCTTTGGGTGTAACCGCCTCCATTAGCGACGATCGCACCACGCGCTATGACGTGTTTGTCTGGCTCCAAAAAGGCAACAGACCGGGACCACTTCCCAGCCCCAAGTTACCCGCGTCTCCCGAAGCCAGCCCCTCGCCAGAAACTAGCCCGTCACCATGA
- the tilS gene encoding tRNA lysidine(34) synthetase TilS — protein sequence MPWTSLHAHLHQTLKQRRLLEPGRRVLVAVSGGQDSVCLLKLLLDLQPKWGWQLAIAHCDHCWETDIGIADFVHNLAHTWKLPFHLQTAAQVNPTEAGAREWRYQALSEIARQHAYSHVATGHTASDRAETLLYNLVRGSGADGLQALTWRRSLLADVVLIRPLLAVTRSETAQFCQDMQLQIWEDAANQNLKYARNRIRQELLPYLKTHFNPKTEQALAQTAELLQADVDYLETEAAVLLQRLRHPDQPGFNRSLLRQAPLALQRRVIRQWLKSEIACAPNFEQIEKVVALLAAPNRSQTDPFPGGAIAHVETDWIWLKY from the coding sequence TTGCCCTGGACTTCCCTCCACGCCCATTTGCACCAGACACTCAAACAACGGCGGCTCTTAGAACCAGGACGGCGGGTGCTGGTTGCCGTTTCTGGGGGGCAGGATTCGGTTTGTTTGCTGAAACTATTACTGGATTTACAGCCAAAGTGGGGGTGGCAGCTGGCGATCGCCCACTGTGATCATTGTTGGGAAACGGATATTGGCATTGCCGATTTTGTCCACAACCTTGCCCATACCTGGAAACTGCCTTTTCACCTTCAAACAGCAGCCCAGGTCAATCCTACAGAAGCCGGGGCGCGGGAATGGCGCTACCAGGCACTGAGTGAAATTGCTCGGCAGCATGCCTATTCCCATGTTGCAACCGGACATACTGCCAGCGATCGGGCTGAAACCTTGCTCTATAACCTCGTTCGGGGGAGTGGTGCAGATGGGCTGCAAGCGCTCACCTGGCGGCGATCGCTGCTTGCCGATGTCGTTCTGATTCGACCCCTACTGGCTGTTACCCGCAGCGAAACCGCCCAGTTTTGCCAGGACATGCAGTTGCAAATCTGGGAAGATGCGGCAAACCAAAATTTGAAATATGCCCGTAACCGCATCCGGCAGGAACTTCTTCCCTATCTCAAAACGCACTTCAACCCCAAAACAGAACAGGCTCTTGCCCAAACCGCCGAACTGCTTCAGGCGGATGTAGATTATTTGGAAACGGAAGCAGCGGTATTACTCCAGCGATTGCGTCATCCCGACCAACCGGGCTTCAACCGTTCTCTCCTGCGACAGGCACCCCTTGCCCTCCAGCGACGGGTAATTCGTCAGTGGCTCAAGTCTGAAATTGCCTGTGCTCCTAACTTTGAGCAGATTGAGAAAGTCGTTGCCCTCCTGGCAGCCCCCAACCGTTCTCAAACTGACCCCTTCCCAGGCGGTGCGATCGCCCACGTTGAAACCGATTGGATCTGGCTCAAATATTAG
- a CDS encoding Uma2 family endonuclease: MTIATKLMTLEEYLNYDDGTDTRYELVDGKLTAMPPESDLNHQIASFLFAYFLQTGIPYYCLRIGTQISVSGARATAREPDLMLLSEAAAIALDGAKQALITHDMPPPLLVVEVVSPNQETRDYRYKRTEYAGRHIPEYWIVDPIAQKVTVLQWVDGLYEEQVYQGSEAIVSPVFPDLNLTAEKVLGAGR, from the coding sequence ATGACGATCGCCACTAAACTCATGACCCTGGAGGAATACCTGAACTATGACGATGGCACAGACACTCGCTATGAGTTGGTCGATGGGAAACTAACTGCGATGCCGCCAGAAAGTGATCTGAATCATCAAATAGCTTCATTTCTTTTTGCTTATTTTTTGCAGACGGGTATTCCCTACTACTGCCTGAGAATCGGAACACAGATTTCAGTCAGTGGCGCACGGGCAACGGCACGGGAGCCAGATTTGATGCTCTTGTCAGAAGCGGCAGCGATTGCATTAGACGGAGCAAAACAGGCATTGATTACCCACGATATGCCTCCCCCCCTACTGGTTGTTGAGGTCGTCAGCCCCAACCAGGAAACCCGCGACTACCGCTACAAACGCACAGAATACGCAGGACGGCACATTCCCGAATACTGGATTGTAGACCCGATCGCCCAGAAAGTGACCGTCTTGCAATGGGTTGATGGACTGTATGAGGAGCAGGTTTACCAGGGCAGTGAAGCGATCGTGTCTCCCGTTTTCCCAGACCTGAATCTTACCGCCGAAAAGGTTTTAGGGGCGGGACGCTGA
- a CDS encoding glycoside hydrolase family 3 N-terminal domain-containing protein, with protein MKIFSPTPHTPHPTPHFLNACLTGVRLLLAIALLWIATRLRNPLFADVRAWAFWLALALSLGLLIGEFVICKTSKSKIHHRLNWAILTLALLGFLTLTGSELKFLWTKHRVLHAESQPLEKLGHHFMVGYRNFDEIKELVERRAIGGVFITARNIQRQTKSAIQTEIQTLQTIRRNQGLPPLWIATDQEGGIVSRFSPPLTRLPALATIPTNQKQVTRYARVHGQELSEVGVNVNFAPVVDLNKGVVNSQDKFSKIYQRAISADPEVVARVALWYCQTLQEYGVHCTAKHFPGLGSVQTDTHLESAELSQPIAKLEREDWVPFRALMNQPQAFVMVGHAKLTAIDADHPVSFSKSVISDLLRNSWNYDGVLVTDDFCMQAVYASREGLQTASIEALNAGVDLILISYDSDLFYETMNALLQADKTNQLSDQQLKISRSRLEQHRTSQS; from the coding sequence ATGAAAATCTTTTCCCCCACACCCCACACCCCACACCCCACACCCCATTTCCTCAACGCATGCCTGACTGGAGTCAGGTTGCTCCTGGCGATCGCCCTTTTGTGGATTGCGACCCGTCTGAGAAATCCTTTGTTTGCAGATGTGAGAGCCTGGGCGTTCTGGCTGGCGCTGGCACTAAGTTTGGGGCTATTGATCGGCGAATTCGTAATCTGTAAAACTTCAAAGTCCAAAATTCACCATCGGTTGAATTGGGCAATTTTGACCCTTGCGCTGCTGGGGTTCCTAACCCTGACTGGTTCAGAACTTAAGTTTCTCTGGACGAAACACAGGGTGTTGCATGCCGAGAGTCAACCTCTGGAAAAATTGGGTCATCATTTCATGGTCGGTTACCGGAATTTTGATGAGATTAAGGAGTTGGTTGAGCGGCGGGCGATCGGGGGCGTTTTCATCACAGCCAGAAATATCCAACGTCAAACAAAATCGGCAATTCAAACCGAAATTCAGACGCTCCAAACAATTCGTCGCAATCAAGGGTTACCTCCCCTATGGATTGCAACCGACCAGGAAGGGGGCATCGTTTCTCGCTTTTCTCCACCCTTAACCCGCTTACCCGCCCTGGCAACCATTCCCACCAACCAGAAGCAGGTAACCCGCTATGCCAGAGTGCATGGACAGGAGCTTTCCGAAGTGGGGGTGAATGTAAACTTTGCTCCAGTCGTTGATCTCAACAAGGGTGTCGTGAATTCCCAGGACAAATTTTCTAAGATTTACCAGCGGGCGATTTCTGCCGATCCTGAAGTGGTAGCCAGGGTGGCACTATGGTACTGCCAAACCTTGCAGGAATATGGGGTACACTGCACCGCCAAGCATTTTCCTGGGCTGGGAAGCGTACAAACGGATACCCACCTTGAGTCAGCCGAATTATCTCAACCCATTGCCAAACTGGAGCGGGAAGATTGGGTGCCATTCCGAGCGTTGATGAATCAGCCGCAGGCATTTGTGATGGTGGGACACGCAAAGCTAACGGCGATCGATGCAGACCATCCCGTGTCATTTTCCAAATCGGTGATTTCTGACCTGCTCCGCAACTCCTGGAACTATGACGGGGTTTTAGTGACGGATGATTTTTGTATGCAGGCAGTCTACGCCAGTCGGGAGGGGTTGCAAACTGCTTCGATTGAAGCCTTGAACGCAGGTGTCGATCTGATCCTGATTTCCTATGACAGTGATCTGTTCTACGAGACAATGAATGCGCTATTACAAGCTGACAAAACCAATCAATTGAGTGATCAACAGCTAAAGATCAGCCGCAGCAGACTGGAACAACACAGAACCTCCCAGAGTTAA